DNA sequence from the Sulfurimonas sp. HSL3-7 genome:
GATTGCCATTGAGACGTGCAAGACCATCTTCTGTGTCTATATCCAGAGCTGCCAAGGTCGCGCTTTCTACTTTTTGCGCCGGCATCACATTTATACTCTTTCTGATACTCGCTATGTCAACTTTTGGTGAAATAAACTGCAGGAGTGTTTTATAAAATGCTTCGACATCGATGGGTTTGTTAAGATGTGCCTGCATTCCATAGCTTTTTGATTTTTCAATATCGCTCTCTGTGATGTTCGCTGTCATCGAAACAATAGGGATATTGTCATATTTTTGGTACTCACGGATGATCGATGTTGCAACGTAGCCATCCATGACGGGCATATTGATATCCATTAAGACAAGTTCATACTCATCGGGGTTGTTAAAGATGGCTTCAACTGCTTTTTGTCCGTTAGGTACTGTTTTGATCTCGATACCGCTCCCCTCCAAAAGGCCTTCGACGACCATGACATTGCCTTCGTTGTCTTCTGCAAGCAAAATTTTGCTGCCTTTGAGTACTAAAATATCATCAAAGATCGTCTGCGGCTTCTGGACATCATGAACGGTAATGTTTTTGCCGAAGACTTCACTTACGGAGCATAAGACAGAATGGTATGAGAAGGGTTCTGTGATCGTAGAATCAATGCGGAATTTTGTATCGGCAGCGTCGGATAGTACCTCATACTTTAACAGTACGATCGCATCACATCTGTTATAAAGCAGTTGCGTGTCTTTAATAGTCGGCAGATAGCGTGAATCGATGAATACGGCATCATAGTGCATCGAACTGAGTTTGGAATGTAATTCTTCGATGGAGTTGATTATTGTTGGCAATGCCAAATTATCCGAAAGAATGTCGGCAAGTATTTTAGCTGCATGCGGATTCTTTTCTAAGATGAGTATCGACTTGTTCAGCAGGATGCGCTTGATATGTTTATTTTCCGCTTTTGATGCGCTTTCGGACGTTTTTAGCGGCAGTGTAAAATAGAAAGTACTTCCCTTTCTGAAGGTACTTTTGACTTTGAGCTCTCCACCCATTTTTTTGACAAGCTCTTTGGAGATTACCAGCCCGAGACCGGTCCCGCCATATTTGCGACTTATCCTGTTATCGGCTTGATCGAAGGCATGAAAAAGCCTGGAGATCTGTTCTTCACTAAGTCCGATACCCGTGTCTTTGACTTCAAACTTTGTATGAAGGATGTCGTTTTCACCTCTCTCGGCGGTAACATGTAAAATGATTTCACCTTTATCGGTAAATTTAATAGCATTGTTGAGCAGGTTGATCAGGACTTGACTGATGCGAAGTGGATCACCGATCAGTGTATCGGGGATATCTTTCGAAATATCAAAAATAAGATCGAGTTTCTTTTCAACGGCATTGACACTCAACATGTCTGCAAGATTGGAAAAAAAATCACTGCTCTTAAAGTCTATCGTATCGATCTCAAGTTTGCCGGCTTCAATCTTTGAAAAATCGAGAATGTCATTAGTGATTGACAAAAGATGCTCGGCGGACCGTTTGATTTTGGCGACATTCGTTCTTTGTGCAGGGCTGAGGTCACTCTGAAGAAGAATATGGCTTAACCCGATGATAGCATTCATCGGTGTCCTTGTCTCGTGGCTTACATTGGCTAAAAACGTATCTTTTGTACGCTCTGCTTCAATAGCCTCTTCCTGCACTTTTAAAATAGCTTCCTTATACGATCGGTATTGATGTCTGTTGCGTACGATGATGATAAAGATTATGGAGAATAACGCAAAGGCAGCGGTAAAGAAGCCAAATTTCAAAGAGTTGCTCAGAGGCAAAAAAATCTCTGCAGCAGACAGTCCTGAAGATGTAAATAAGAAGATAAGTATAGATTTACTCGCTAAAGGCATAGCTCACTTTCATGCAGTACAATAACCGTTATTTGCACTGTGTCAGCCAAACACGATGTCGAATAGTATATAACACAAAAGTAAATGGATACACGGCGAAAAAAAATCTCTGCTGCAAGCAAAAAAACGGGAAAATACCTACACACTAACGGCAAGATTACGATAAACCGATTT
Encoded proteins:
- a CDS encoding ATP-binding protein; the encoded protein is MQEEAIEAERTKDTFLANVSHETRTPMNAIIGLSHILLQSDLSPAQRTNVAKIKRSAEHLLSITNDILDFSKIEAGKLEIDTIDFKSSDFFSNLADMLSVNAVEKKLDLIFDISKDIPDTLIGDPLRISQVLINLLNNAIKFTDKGEIILHVTAERGENDILHTKFEVKDTGIGLSEEQISRLFHAFDQADNRISRKYGGTGLGLVISKELVKKMGGELKVKSTFRKGSTFYFTLPLKTSESASKAENKHIKRILLNKSILILEKNPHAAKILADILSDNLALPTIINSIEELHSKLSSMHYDAVFIDSRYLPTIKDTQLLYNRCDAIVLLKYEVLSDAADTKFRIDSTITEPFSYHSVLCSVSEVFGKNITVHDVQKPQTIFDDILVLKGSKILLAEDNEGNVMVVEGLLEGSGIEIKTVPNGQKAVEAIFNNPDEYELVLMDINMPVMDGYVATSIIREYQKYDNIPIVSMTANITESDIEKSKSYGMQAHLNKPIDVEAFYKTLLQFISPKVDIASIRKSINVMPAQKVESATLAALDIDTEDGLARLNGNLKAYQNILYKFADLFENVTPEFTVLVNTHAFDEGRALAHNIKGLAGNIGAKEIYELAKELEEAFTERTGEFSALIGAIETRLTPLVQAIRSLKTAEAAIPEIEKIAITPETMGTLLNELYLNAKKKKALNVKKGCKEIESYQWPSEHQQSIHAILTAAQGYQFNKICEVIESMVPDIKNNRDEIS